Proteins encoded in a region of the bacterium genome:
- a CDS encoding ABC transporter substrate-binding protein, with product MGRHADVTPATPATTRQHVRAARLGRRQFLTLAGASLGAMAAGLAGDRTPAAAAPTRGGTLVYGLGFDLDNTMDPAVTNFDSTIRVTQNICEPLVWEPTPGRFVPALAESWSISPDVKTYTFKLKRGVRFTDGTPFNAAAVKFSLDRIMDPATKAGQSHDQIGPYDHTEIVDDYTVRVVMKEGYAPLLTNLNGYLGIVSPTAVKQMGAEFARHPVGTGPFVFKEWVTNDHITLVRNPDYNWGSSFFKNRGPAYLDQVVFKIIPDASVRTGTLKSGETQYIDDIDPLQYADLRRSQRFSVVRKGQPGSGRTLLLNVTSKGPVADIAVRRAMEYGVDRDGLNQSVFHGLMEVAWSPLMKVTFGYDPAAAKIYTFDPAKAKAMFEEAGWKVGADGIREKAGQKLTLDFPIIGRPRDKAMAESIQASLHDVGMNVIVTPLEIGAFRARVAQNQYDANFMWLSYGDPDALRAIFHTQQGPGFNRGHYSVPEVDRWLEQAAAINDKATRARLYAQIQQRVLRDAECIPLVDTITYNAKRAEVQDEYLDALASYVYLNDVYLRK from the coding sequence ATGGGACGCCACGCAGACGTCACTCCCGCCACCCCCGCCACCACAAGACAGCATGTCCGGGCAGCACGCCTCGGGCGACGTCAGTTCCTCACGCTCGCCGGCGCCTCGCTCGGCGCGATGGCGGCCGGCCTTGCAGGCGACCGGACCCCGGCCGCCGCCGCGCCGACCCGCGGCGGCACGCTCGTCTACGGGCTCGGCTTCGACCTCGACAACACGATGGACCCGGCGGTCACGAACTTCGATTCGACGATCCGGGTCACCCAGAACATCTGTGAGCCGCTGGTGTGGGAGCCGACGCCGGGGCGGTTCGTGCCCGCGCTCGCGGAATCGTGGTCCATCTCTCCCGACGTGAAGACGTACACCTTCAAACTCAAGCGGGGGGTCCGGTTCACCGACGGCACGCCCTTCAACGCTGCGGCCGTCAAGTTCTCGCTCGACCGGATCATGGACCCGGCAACGAAGGCCGGACAGTCGCACGATCAGATCGGGCCGTACGATCACACCGAGATCGTGGACGACTACACGGTCCGGGTCGTCATGAAGGAAGGGTACGCGCCCCTGCTGACCAACCTCAACGGGTACCTCGGCATCGTCTCGCCGACGGCCGTGAAGCAGATGGGGGCCGAATTCGCGCGCCACCCCGTCGGCACCGGCCCGTTCGTGTTCAAGGAGTGGGTCACCAACGACCATATCACGCTCGTGCGGAACCCCGACTACAACTGGGGGTCGTCGTTCTTCAAGAACCGCGGGCCGGCGTATCTCGACCAGGTCGTGTTCAAGATCATCCCGGACGCGTCGGTGCGCACCGGCACGCTCAAGAGCGGCGAGACCCAGTACATCGACGACATCGATCCGCTGCAGTACGCGGACCTGCGGCGCAGCCAGCGGTTCTCGGTGGTGCGAAAGGGCCAGCCCGGGTCGGGGCGAACCCTGCTCCTGAACGTGACGAGCAAGGGCCCGGTCGCCGACATCGCCGTCCGGCGCGCGATGGAGTATGGCGTCGACCGGGACGGCCTCAATCAATCCGTGTTTCACGGGCTCATGGAAGTGGCGTGGAGCCCGCTCATGAAAGTCACGTTCGGGTACGATCCCGCGGCGGCAAAGATCTATACGTTCGATCCGGCGAAGGCCAAAGCGATGTTCGAGGAAGCCGGCTGGAAGGTCGGCGCCGACGGGATCCGCGAGAAGGCCGGGCAAAAGCTCACGTTGGACTTCCCCATCATCGGGCGGCCACGGGACAAGGCAATGGCCGAGTCCATTCAGGCCAGCCTGCACGACGTCGGGATGAACGTGATCGTGACGCCGCTGGAGATCGGGGCGTTCCGGGCGCGCGTCGCCCAGAACCAGTACGACGCCAACTTCATGTGGCTCTCGTATGGCGATCCCGACGCCCTGCGGGCGATCTTCCACACGCAGCAGGGACCGGGGTTCAACCGCGGGCACTATAGCGTCCCGGAGGTCGACCGGTGGCTCGAGCAGGCGGCCGCGATCAACGATAAGGCGACCCGCGCGCGGCTCTACGCGCAGATCCAGCAGCGCGTGCTCAGGGATGCGGAGTGCATCCCGCTGGTGGACACGATCACGTACAACGCGAAGCGCGCGGAGGTTCAGGACGAGTACCTCGACGCGCTGGCCTCGTATGTCTATCTGAACGACGTGTACCTCAGGAAATAG
- a CDS encoding Gfo/Idh/MocA family oxidoreductase, which yields MNDSVLRIGVLGAGNWAKSAHVPGWQRDPRAKVVVICDPEGTRAEEFAARFGIPEASTDWRAVVGRPDLDVIDIATPSHTHFELSSTAIGAGKHVLCEKPVAYDFRQTQDAAALAKRKGLKTKLGFTFRYSPGVQYAKSLMEEGFVGTPFIFNGYEQNSQWLDPAVPLRQVDHTADQATLQTSSLEGYGAPVIDIGHWWVGADYTRVVGTMRNFIPERMVRATGRKMRMNIDDGDIFIGEYANGALGSIQTSFVTIGNYPGIEARLYGERGAIICRLVEESGVAETIKVGTPDAVEFKQLEIPERFYPQGGHPRESWRSLFYANLIKDFIDEIRDGGPRNQGNFEDGAWVQQVINAVERSFQESRWVSLPLQR from the coding sequence ATGAACGACTCCGTTCTTCGCATCGGGGTACTCGGCGCCGGCAATTGGGCGAAGTCCGCCCACGTCCCGGGGTGGCAGCGCGACCCCCGCGCCAAGGTCGTCGTGATCTGCGATCCCGAGGGCACGCGCGCCGAGGAGTTCGCGGCGCGGTTCGGGATCCCCGAAGCCAGCACCGACTGGCGGGCTGTGGTCGGACGTCCGGACCTCGACGTCATCGACATCGCGACACCGTCCCACACCCATTTCGAGTTGTCGTCCACGGCGATCGGCGCCGGCAAGCACGTCCTGTGCGAGAAGCCCGTCGCGTACGATTTCCGGCAGACCCAGGATGCGGCGGCCCTGGCGAAGCGCAAAGGCCTCAAGACGAAGCTCGGATTCACGTTCCGATACAGCCCCGGCGTCCAGTACGCGAAGTCCCTGATGGAGGAAGGGTTCGTCGGCACGCCGTTCATCTTCAACGGATACGAACAGAACTCCCAATGGCTCGATCCCGCAGTCCCGCTCCGCCAGGTCGACCACACGGCGGACCAGGCGACGCTGCAGACGTCGTCGCTCGAAGGGTACGGCGCGCCGGTCATCGACATCGGCCACTGGTGGGTGGGCGCCGACTACACCCGCGTCGTCGGCACGATGCGCAACTTCATCCCCGAACGCATGGTGCGCGCCACCGGCCGGAAGATGCGCATGAACATCGACGACGGCGACATCTTCATCGGCGAGTACGCGAACGGCGCGCTCGGCTCGATTCAGACCAGCTTCGTAACCATCGGCAACTACCCCGGGATCGAAGCGCGTCTGTACGGCGAGCGCGGTGCGATCATCTGTCGCCTCGTTGAGGAGTCTGGCGTTGCCGAGACGATCAAGGTCGGCACGCCGGACGCCGTTGAGTTCAAGCAGCTCGAGATCCCGGAGCGGTTCTACCCGCAGGGCGGACATCCGCGCGAGTCGTGGCGGTCGCTGTTCTACGCAAACCTCATCAAGGATTTCATCGACGAGATCCGGGACGGCGGCCCGCGCAACCAGGGCAACTTCGAGGACGGCGCATGGGTGCAGCAGGTGATCAACGCCGTCGAACGGTCGTTCCAAGAGAGCCGCTGGGTGTCGCTTCCCCTGCAGCGCTAA
- a CDS encoding GntR family transcriptional regulator codes for MTAHTLKLRRPTRLRVVDDACKSLEDAILSGQVQPGERLVEAAIAAHLGVSRTTVREALLMLQQRGLVVNEPRRGTFVARLAPADALDLKMTRALLEAFAARLAWRSIDDTMIETMETLLAEMTACRLPDGFPRIIQIDLALHRLLVERAGSPRLLDLWASLNGQIGALMLVAVERSHATVEDVVTFHRRLIDAMRARDPLVLQATIIDHYVRGGLDTDALTSAIERVLGTLAESEAPSGASTRGPEPRVQDR; via the coding sequence ATGACCGCGCACACGTTGAAGCTCCGCCGGCCAACGCGACTTCGCGTCGTGGACGACGCGTGCAAGAGCCTCGAGGACGCGATCCTCTCCGGGCAGGTGCAGCCGGGAGAACGGCTCGTCGAAGCGGCGATCGCCGCCCATCTCGGCGTGAGCCGGACGACCGTCCGTGAAGCGCTGCTGATGCTCCAGCAACGCGGCCTCGTCGTGAACGAACCGCGGCGCGGCACCTTCGTCGCGCGCCTGGCCCCCGCAGACGCGCTCGACTTGAAGATGACGCGCGCGCTGCTGGAGGCGTTTGCCGCGCGCCTGGCCTGGCGGTCCATCGACGACACCATGATCGAAACGATGGAAACCCTGCTCGCCGAGATGACAGCGTGCCGTCTGCCGGACGGCTTCCCGCGGATCATCCAAATCGACCTCGCGCTGCACCGGCTGCTCGTCGAACGCGCGGGATCGCCCCGCCTGCTCGACCTGTGGGCCAGCCTCAACGGTCAGATCGGCGCCCTCATGCTGGTGGCGGTAGAACGCAGCCACGCCACGGTCGAGGACGTCGTGACGTTTCACCGCCGCCTCATCGATGCGATGCGCGCGCGCGATCCGCTCGTGCTGCAGGCGACAATCATCGACCACTATGTCCGAGGCGGTCTCGACACGGACGCGCTGACCTCCGCGATCGAGCGGGTGCTCGGTACGCTCGCCGAATCCGAAGCGCCCTCGGGCGCGTCGACGCGCGGTCCCGAGCCGCGGGTCCAGGACCGGTAG
- a CDS encoding M20 family metallopeptidase gives MSPESIADLKRRACRRIDEAAPALVEISRRIWATPEVAFEEHQASRWLAELLEREEYAVESGVGGLPTAFTATRSGSRQGPTVGVFSEYDALPELGHGCGHNLLAISGVGAGIGLADVIDDLPGTVRVHGTPAEEGPSGKTLLLRAGVFDGLDFALIFHPSAEANVLERMRTGQGLTFTFTGKHAHAASHPDLAIDALNGVLALFNNVNLLRQHFRPDVSVTGSIPDGGGRRAFPVTAVARFVVRVFEGQSDFVALREMVVDCARGAALATRTGLAIEYGILERGMKLNETVTGLAVDNARHLGIDLSHRVTMGGMSDFGNVSHLVPATHFSTATWPAGVTAHTPEAVAASCRPEAFEAALAAAKIEAMTAIDVLGRPDAAERARREFAENDLGQIPVRPEEG, from the coding sequence GTGAGTCCGGAATCGATCGCGGACCTCAAGCGGAGGGCATGCCGCCGTATCGATGAGGCGGCTCCAGCCCTCGTCGAGATCTCTCGCCGTATTTGGGCCACCCCGGAGGTCGCCTTCGAGGAACACCAGGCCTCCCGCTGGCTCGCCGAGCTGCTGGAGCGGGAGGAGTACGCGGTCGAGTCCGGGGTCGGCGGGTTGCCGACGGCATTTACCGCGACGCGGTCTGGATCGAGGCAGGGTCCGACGGTCGGAGTGTTCAGCGAGTACGACGCCCTGCCCGAACTCGGCCACGGCTGCGGCCACAACCTGCTCGCGATCTCGGGCGTCGGCGCGGGGATCGGGCTCGCGGACGTGATCGACGACCTCCCGGGTACCGTCCGCGTGCACGGCACGCCGGCCGAGGAGGGGCCGTCGGGCAAAACCCTGCTCCTTCGAGCCGGCGTGTTCGACGGGCTCGACTTCGCGCTGATCTTCCACCCGAGCGCCGAGGCAAACGTGCTCGAGCGCATGCGCACCGGCCAGGGCCTGACCTTCACCTTCACCGGGAAGCACGCGCACGCGGCGTCCCATCCCGACCTCGCGATCGACGCGCTGAACGGCGTGCTCGCACTGTTCAACAACGTCAACCTGCTCCGCCAGCATTTCCGCCCCGACGTCAGCGTCACCGGCAGCATTCCGGACGGCGGCGGCCGGCGCGCGTTCCCCGTGACCGCGGTCGCGCGTTTCGTCGTCCGCGTCTTCGAGGGGCAAAGCGATTTCGTCGCGCTGCGGGAGATGGTCGTCGACTGCGCCCGGGGCGCGGCGCTGGCCACGCGCACCGGGCTGGCGATCGAGTACGGCATCCTGGAGCGCGGGATGAAGCTGAACGAGACCGTGACCGGACTCGCCGTCGACAACGCCCGGCACCTCGGGATCGACCTGAGCCACCGGGTGACGATGGGCGGCATGTCGGATTTCGGCAACGTCTCGCATCTGGTGCCGGCGACCCACTTCAGCACCGCGACGTGGCCGGCCGGCGTCACGGCGCACACGCCGGAGGCGGTCGCCGCGAGCTGCAGGCCCGAGGCGTTCGAGGCCGCGCTCGCCGCCGCAAAGATCGAGGCGATGACGGCGATCGACGTCCTGGGGCGCCCGGACGCGGCCGAGCGGGCGCGGCGGGAGTTCGCGGAGAACGATCTCGGCCAGATTCCCGTTCGTCCTGAGGAAGGTTGA